The Streptomyces laurentii genome contains a region encoding:
- a CDS encoding hypothetical protein (identified by MetaGeneAnnotator; putative;~sequence version:1): MADIFEFTLTLDLRDAVSEEELTELRWHLGLGPRPERLRLVTAFPCVRVDEDGAPVVDDCPEPLLGRRGEAWKVGGTLVSALRRREGAGGGGWALTSRQELHPDEFERAGELLGRLAARAGEGHRRPDGGIVLGTTRFHASERAEPLVVRDGVVGWPS; the protein is encoded by the coding sequence ATGGCCGACATTTTTGAGTTCACACTCACGCTGGACCTGCGGGACGCGGTGTCCGAGGAGGAACTGACCGAGCTCCGATGGCACCTCGGACTCGGCCCCCGGCCGGAGCGCCTTCGCCTCGTGACCGCGTTCCCGTGCGTGCGTGTGGACGAGGACGGCGCACCCGTCGTCGACGACTGTCCCGAACCGCTGCTGGGCCGCCGCGGCGAGGCGTGGAAGGTGGGCGGCACGCTCGTCTCGGCCCTTCGCCGCCGCGAGGGCGCCGGGGGCGGCGGATGGGCGCTGACCAGCCGGCAGGAGCTCCACCCCGACGAGTTCGAGCGCGCCGGCGAACTGCTCGGCCGGCTCGCGGCCCGGGCCGGCGAGGGACACCGGCGTCCGGACGGCGGCATCGTCCTGGGGACGACCCGCTTCCACGCATCCGAGCGGGCGGAGCCGTTGGTGGTACGCGACGGTGTCGTCGGCTGGCCGTCGTGA
- a CDS encoding acetyltransferase (Acetyltransferase (GNAT) domain; pfam13673;~Coenzyme A binding pocket [chemical binding];~N-Acyltransferase superfamily: Various enzymes that characteristically catalyzethe transfer of an acyl group to a substrate; cd04301;~acetyltransferase [Streptomyces clavuligerus ATCC27064];~identified by MetaGeneAnnotator; putative), which yields MGMSVTISAADATRDAEQILKLQYLCYQREAEIHQDWSIEPLTQPLDALRAELVEGVGLVARLGEEIVASVRGRLDADGTVRIDRLIVHPRMRRHGLGGRLLDAIERHFAAEPGPAAKRFRLSAGRRGEAGLRLYHSRGYAQVGPQPAEAGLAQTLVTLEKAA from the coding sequence ATGGGCATGAGCGTGACCATCTCAGCGGCGGACGCGACGCGTGACGCGGAGCAGATCCTGAAGCTGCAGTACCTCTGCTATCAGCGCGAGGCGGAGATCCACCAGGACTGGTCGATCGAACCGCTCACCCAGCCGCTCGACGCCCTGCGCGCCGAACTCGTCGAGGGCGTGGGTCTGGTGGCCCGGCTCGGCGAGGAGATCGTCGCCTCCGTACGGGGCCGGCTCGACGCCGACGGCACCGTACGGATCGACCGGCTCATCGTCCACCCGCGGATGCGCCGCCACGGCCTCGGCGGCCGGCTCCTCGACGCCATCGAGCGCCACTTCGCCGCCGAGCCCGGCCCGGCCGCCAAGCGCTTCCGGCTCTCCGCCGGCCGCCGCGGCGAGGCGGGCCTGCGGCTCTACCACAGCCGCGGTTACGCCCAGGTCGGCCCGCAGCCGGCCGAGGCCGGCCTCGCGCAGACCCTCGTGACGCTGGAGAAGGCCGCGTAG
- a CDS encoding RNA polymerase sigma factor (RNA polymerase sigma factor [Streptomyces roseosporus NRRL15998];~RNA polymerase sigma factor, sigma-70 family; TIGR02937;~identified by MetaGeneAnnotator; putative) — translation MTTRASWLARLTPLLAAESRAEAAAAGIDAADLEQAVWLRFLERDAAGGAEPERPADWLRRVVRAEARRARREHARTLPYRGEVRAEAPSPEHSALAAERHRTVRAAVRRTPGHCPRLLTAMLHPGDPSYRDIAGALGISQGSLGPMRSRCLGCLRRMLAAEVPGPGVRGRVP, via the coding sequence ATGACCACCCGCGCATCCTGGCTCGCCCGCCTCACCCCGCTGCTCGCGGCCGAGTCCCGGGCCGAGGCCGCGGCCGCCGGCATCGACGCCGCCGACCTCGAACAGGCCGTGTGGCTGCGGTTCCTGGAGCGCGACGCGGCGGGCGGGGCCGAGCCCGAGCGCCCCGCCGACTGGCTGCGCCGCGTCGTACGCGCCGAGGCCCGCCGCGCCCGCCGGGAACACGCCCGCACCCTGCCGTACCGCGGCGAGGTCCGCGCCGAAGCCCCGTCCCCGGAGCACTCCGCCCTCGCCGCCGAACGCCACCGCACCGTCCGCGCCGCCGTCCGCCGCACCCCCGGCCACTGCCCCCGGCTGCTCACCGCGATGCTGCATCCCGGCGACCCCAGTTACCGCGATATCGCAGGAGCGTTGGGTATCTCACAAGGCAGTCTGGGACCGATGCGTTCCCGTTGCCTGGGATGCCTGCGCAGAATGCTGGCGGCGGAGGTTCCCGGCCCAGGGGTCCGGGGAAGGGTGCCGTAG
- a CDS encoding glycerophosphoryl diester phosphodiesterase (Catalytic domain of phosphoinositide-specific phospholipase C-like phosphodiesterases superfamily; cl14615;~glycerophosphoryl diester phosphodiesterase [Streptomyces hygroscopicus subsp. jinggangensis TL01];~identified by MetaGeneAnnotator; putative) translates to MTQPERPTPARRAVLGAAGAAVLGGSTVLAGGTAQAVQSAVTPTRGHEGDQGRERGQGNGKGRGYRALPYPTVIAHRGASGYRPEHTLGSYQLALDMGAHVVEQDLVPTKDGHLVCRHENDITGTTDVADHPEFASRKTTKTVDGVALTGWFTEDFTLAELKTLRATERIPAVRQKNTLYNGRWTVPTFEEVLRWAEDEGRRRGREVWLHVETKHPTYFRSLGLGLEERLARLLRRYGRHRADSPVFLQSFEPGSIQRLARLVDSPRVVLLDAAATRPWDFVAAGDPRTVADLVTPKGLREIASYAQGIGPTMGLILPRDASGRLGTETSLVRDAHKAGLILHPYTMRNENSFLPTEYRRGTDPAAYGDAFGLLRRYFDTGIDGIFSDNADTALLAAADYAAAHHR, encoded by the coding sequence ATGACCCAGCCCGAGCGCCCGACCCCGGCCCGGCGAGCCGTCCTCGGCGCGGCCGGAGCAGCCGTCCTCGGCGGCTCGACCGTCCTCGCGGGCGGTACGGCCCAGGCCGTCCAGTCGGCCGTCACCCCCACTCGGGGCCACGAGGGGGACCAGGGCCGGGAGCGGGGCCAGGGCAACGGGAAGGGCCGCGGCTACCGGGCGCTGCCCTACCCCACCGTCATCGCCCACCGCGGCGCCAGCGGCTACCGCCCCGAACACACCCTCGGCTCCTACCAGCTCGCCCTCGACATGGGCGCCCACGTCGTCGAGCAGGACCTCGTCCCCACCAAGGACGGCCACCTGGTCTGCCGCCACGAGAACGACATCACCGGCACCACCGACGTGGCCGACCACCCCGAGTTCGCCTCCCGCAAGACCACCAAGACCGTCGACGGCGTCGCGCTCACCGGCTGGTTCACCGAGGACTTCACGCTCGCCGAGCTGAAGACCCTGCGGGCCACCGAGCGCATCCCCGCCGTCCGCCAGAAGAACACCCTCTACAACGGCCGCTGGACCGTGCCCACCTTCGAGGAGGTGCTGCGCTGGGCCGAGGACGAGGGCCGCCGCCGCGGCCGCGAGGTGTGGCTGCACGTCGAGACCAAGCACCCCACCTACTTCCGCTCCCTCGGCCTTGGCCTGGAGGAGCGGCTGGCCAGGCTGCTGCGCCGGTACGGTCGCCACCGCGCCGACTCCCCGGTCTTCCTGCAGTCCTTCGAGCCCGGCAGCATCCAGCGGCTCGCCCGCCTGGTCGACTCCCCGCGCGTCGTGCTGCTCGACGCCGCCGCCACCCGGCCCTGGGACTTCGTCGCCGCCGGCGACCCGCGCACCGTCGCCGACCTGGTCACCCCGAAGGGCCTGCGCGAGATCGCCTCGTACGCGCAGGGCATCGGTCCCACGATGGGACTGATCCTGCCCCGGGACGCGAGCGGCCGGCTCGGCACCGAGACCAGCCTCGTCCGCGACGCGCACAAGGCGGGCCTGATCCTGCACCCGTACACCATGCGCAACGAGAACAGCTTCCTGCCCACCGAGTACCGCCGCGGTACCGACCCGGCCGCGTACGGCGACGCCTTCGGCCTGCTCCGGCGCTACTTCGACACGGGTATCGACGGCATCTTCTCCGACAACGCGGACACGGCGCTGCTCGCCGCCGCGGACTACGCGGCGGCCCACCACCGCTGA
- a CDS encoding 1-acylglycerol-3-phosphate O-acyltransferase (1-acylglycerol-3-phosphate O-acyltransferase [Streptomyces albus J1074];~Lysophospholipid Acyltransferases (LPLATs) of Glycerophospholipid Biosynthesis: AGPAT-like; cd07989;~identified by MetaGeneAnnotator; putative;~putative acyl-acceptor binding pocket) — MSRPALMKAALGPVLRLMFRPRVEGAENIPGTGPVILAGNHLTFIDSMIMPICLDRQVFFIGKDEYVTGTGLKGRLMAWFFTSVGMIPVDRDGGRGGVAALMTGRRVLEEGKIFSIYPEGTRSPDGRLYRGRTGIARLTLMTGAPVVPFAMIGTDKLQPGGAGMPRPGRVTVRFGEPMEFSRYEGMDRDRYVLRAVTDSVMAEVMRLSGQEYVDMYATKAKAA; from the coding sequence TTGTCCCGTCCCGCGCTCATGAAGGCCGCACTCGGTCCCGTCCTGCGCCTCATGTTCCGCCCGCGCGTCGAGGGCGCCGAGAACATCCCGGGCACCGGGCCGGTCATCCTCGCGGGCAACCACCTGACCTTCATCGACTCGATGATCATGCCGATCTGCCTGGACCGTCAGGTCTTCTTCATCGGCAAGGACGAGTACGTCACGGGCACGGGCCTGAAGGGCCGTCTCATGGCCTGGTTCTTCACCAGCGTCGGCATGATCCCGGTGGACCGGGACGGCGGACGCGGCGGTGTGGCGGCGCTGATGACGGGCCGCCGGGTGCTGGAGGAGGGCAAGATCTTCTCCATCTACCCGGAGGGCACCCGCTCCCCCGACGGCCGCCTCTACCGCGGCCGCACGGGCATCGCCCGGCTCACCCTGATGACGGGCGCGCCCGTGGTGCCGTTCGCGATGATCGGCACCGACAAGCTCCAGCCGGGCGGCGCGGGCATGCCGCGCCCGGGCCGGGTCACGGTCCGCTTCGGCGAGCCGATGGAGTTCTCCCGTTACGAGGGCATGGACCGCGACCGGTACGTGCTGCGCGCGGTGACGGACTCGGTGATGGCGGAGGTCATGCGGCTGTCGGGCCAGGAGTACGTGGACATGTACGCCACGAAGGCGAAGGCGGCGTAA
- a CDS encoding reductase (identified by MetaGeneAnnotator; putative;~sequence version:1), producing MVSNGGLARLEFAYGRMPSVAGVTENSLPDRLADADGFVLLTPEYNHSYPAALKNAIDWHLTEWAYKPVAFVGYGGSGGIRAVAPLRTVFPLWATAGEELVRIGRAHIGELQATVNELATFGFLQTDVVPDRRRTGPAPALTGPARPRVLVTPPSPSWRTCPRTPGPTAA from the coding sequence GTGGTGTCGAACGGCGGCCTCGCACGGCTTGAGTTCGCCTATGGGCGAATGCCCAGCGTCGCGGGCGTGACGGAAAACAGCCTCCCTGACCGGCTCGCGGACGCCGACGGATTCGTGCTGCTCACCCCGGAGTACAACCACAGCTATCCGGCGGCGCTGAAGAACGCGATCGACTGGCACCTCACGGAATGGGCCTACAAGCCGGTCGCGTTCGTCGGCTACGGCGGTTCCGGTGGCATCCGGGCCGTCGCGCCCCTGCGCACGGTCTTCCCGCTCTGGGCCACCGCGGGGGAGGAGCTCGTCCGCATCGGCCGCGCCCATATCGGCGAACTCCAGGCGACCGTGAACGAACTGGCCACCTTCGGGTTCCTCCAGACGGACGTCGTACCGGACCGGCGTCGTACCGGACCGGCGCCGGCCCTGACGGGGCCGGCGCGACCACGCGTCCTCGTTACGCCGCCTTCGCCTTCGTGGCGTACATGTCCACGTACTCCTGGCCCGACAGCCGCATGA
- a CDS encoding multidrug resistance efflux pump (Multidrug resistance efflux pump [Streptomyces venezuelae ATCC10712];~The Major Facilitator Superfamily (MFS) isa large and diverse group of secondary transporters that includes uniporters, symporters, and antiporters. MFS proteins facilitate the transport across cytoplasmic or internal membranes of a variety of...; cd06174;~identified by MetaGeneAnnotator; putative) — translation MITDTVRHEKGAGNPGESHIEGARRPGRWLALGVLVLAVLLVAVDATVLGLATPFLSEDLKPTGTQLLWIGDVYSFVIAGLLVSMGSLGDRIGRKKLLLTGATAFGAVSVLTAYATSPELMIVARALLGVAGATLMPSTLALIRNLFHDPRERSLAIGVWGAMASAGAAVGPVVGGILLEHFWWGSVFLINLPVMAVLVVVGVKLLPESKNPDPGPWDLLSVGLSLIGMIGIVYAIKELASAGATPGAAVAAVLGVGSLAWFVRRQLTLPTPLLDMRLFRNRGLSAAVVADLLTVLGLSGLVFFLSQFFQLVQGRSPLEAGLAELPAAVGAVTAGLIAGRAARRFSVRVVVAGGLAAIGLALGALTFLGQATGYPLLGASLLVVGTGAGFAFTVTADVILSSVPKEQAGAASAVSETAYELGAALGIALLGSIVTGVYRDFTTPAGVPSGTAAAAHESLGGAVEAAAGLAPDRAEALVSAAQVAFVDGLRIASGIGAAVLLATAVAAWFLLKGQKLADDAGH, via the coding sequence GTGATCACCGACACCGTACGGCACGAGAAGGGTGCCGGGAACCCGGGCGAGAGCCATATCGAGGGCGCCCGCCGGCCCGGCCGGTGGCTCGCCCTCGGCGTCCTCGTCCTGGCCGTCCTGCTCGTGGCGGTGGACGCCACGGTCCTGGGCCTGGCGACCCCCTTCCTCTCCGAGGACCTGAAGCCGACCGGCACCCAGCTGCTGTGGATCGGCGACGTCTACTCCTTCGTCATCGCCGGCCTGCTGGTCTCCATGGGCAGCCTCGGCGACCGCATCGGGCGCAAGAAGCTGCTGCTCACCGGTGCCACGGCCTTCGGCGCCGTGTCCGTCCTGACCGCGTACGCCACCAGCCCCGAGCTGATGATCGTGGCCCGCGCGCTGCTCGGCGTCGCCGGCGCCACCCTGATGCCGTCCACCCTGGCCCTGATCCGCAACCTCTTCCACGACCCGCGCGAGCGCAGCCTCGCCATCGGCGTGTGGGGCGCGATGGCCTCGGCCGGCGCCGCCGTCGGCCCGGTCGTCGGCGGAATCCTGCTCGAACACTTCTGGTGGGGTTCGGTCTTCCTCATCAACCTGCCCGTCATGGCCGTCCTGGTCGTCGTCGGCGTCAAGCTGCTCCCCGAGTCGAAGAATCCGGACCCGGGCCCGTGGGACCTGCTCAGCGTCGGTCTGTCCCTGATCGGCATGATCGGTATCGTCTACGCGATCAAGGAACTGGCCTCCGCGGGCGCGACCCCCGGCGCGGCCGTAGCCGCCGTGCTCGGCGTCGGCTCCCTGGCCTGGTTCGTCCGGCGCCAGCTCACCCTGCCGACCCCGCTCCTGGACATGCGGCTGTTCCGCAACCGGGGTCTGTCGGCCGCTGTCGTCGCCGACCTGCTGACCGTCCTCGGCCTGTCCGGCCTGGTGTTCTTCCTGTCCCAGTTCTTCCAGCTGGTCCAGGGCCGCTCGCCGCTGGAGGCCGGGCTCGCCGAACTGCCCGCCGCCGTCGGTGCCGTGACGGCAGGCCTGATCGCGGGCAGGGCCGCCCGCCGCTTCTCGGTGCGCGTCGTCGTCGCGGGCGGTCTCGCCGCCATCGGCCTGGCGCTCGGGGCCCTGACCTTCCTCGGACAGGCGACCGGCTACCCGCTGCTCGGCGCGAGCCTGCTGGTCGTCGGCACCGGCGCGGGCTTCGCGTTCACCGTCACCGCCGACGTCATCCTCTCCAGCGTCCCGAAGGAGCAGGCCGGCGCGGCCTCGGCGGTCTCCGAGACGGCGTACGAGCTGGGCGCGGCCCTCGGCATCGCGCTCCTCGGCTCCATCGTGACCGGCGTCTACCGGGACTTCACCACCCCGGCCGGCGTCCCGTCGGGCACCGCCGCCGCGGCGCACGAATCCCTCGGCGGCGCCGTCGAGGCCGCCGCGGGCCTGGCCCCGGACCGCGCCGAGGCCCTGGTATCGGCCGCCCAGGTCGCCTTCGTCGACGGCCTGCGCATCGCCTCCGGCATCGGCGCGGCGGTCCTCCTCGCGACCGCCGTGGCCGCCTGGTTCCTCCTCAAAGGCCAGAAGCTGGCGGACGACGCCGGACACTGA
- a CDS encoding tetR-family transcriptional regulator (Bacterial regulatory proteins, tetR family; pfam00440;~TetR-family transcriptional regulator [Streptomyces albus J1074];~Transcriptional regulator [Transcription]; COG1309;~identified by MetaGeneAnnotator; putative) yields the protein MSVDRTQVLRSAAATLSVKATATMDEIARAAGIGRATLHRHFAGREALIRALEELALEELTTVLDTVGVEEGPADEVVRRMVGAVQPVAPLIAFLVTENQLFEGEGQNEGWAALDARISTVFRRGQEEGVFRIDLTPAWLCEALYGLISSGAWAVADGRVAAKDYSYMITELLLGGARRSVEK from the coding sequence ATGTCAGTCGATCGCACCCAGGTACTCCGCTCCGCCGCCGCCACCCTCAGCGTCAAGGCGACCGCCACGATGGACGAGATCGCCCGGGCCGCCGGCATCGGCCGCGCCACCCTGCACCGGCACTTCGCGGGCCGGGAGGCCCTGATCCGGGCGCTGGAGGAGCTGGCTCTCGAAGAGCTGACCACCGTCCTCGACACCGTGGGCGTCGAGGAGGGCCCCGCCGACGAGGTGGTGCGCCGGATGGTGGGCGCGGTACAGCCGGTCGCCCCGCTGATCGCCTTCCTCGTCACCGAGAACCAGCTCTTCGAGGGCGAGGGGCAGAACGAGGGCTGGGCCGCCCTCGACGCGCGGATCTCCACGGTCTTCCGGCGCGGTCAGGAGGAGGGCGTCTTCCGGATCGATCTGACGCCGGCCTGGCTCTGCGAGGCGCTCTACGGGCTCATCAGCTCGGGCGCCTGGGCCGTCGCGGACGGGCGGGTCGCCGCCAAGGACTATTCGTACATGATCACCGAGCTGCTGCTCGGTGGAGCCCGCAGGAGCGTGGAGAAGTGA
- a CDS encoding hypothetical protein (identified by MetaGeneAnnotator; putative;~secreted protein [Streptomyces sp. C]), translating to MTKRSTKPLLLIDVDGPLNPYAAQRERRPEGYTTHRMRPSGWTGTAPLRVWLNPAHGDELRALAGAYELVWATTWKDEANEWIGPHLGLPELPSIDWPQMHGKAPRGTFWKTQYILEYAAGRPFAWVDDDITAYDHEFVERNHLAAALLQHVDPQLGLLRADFDRLADWAAAL from the coding sequence ATGACGAAACGATCGACGAAACCCCTGCTGCTGATCGACGTCGACGGACCGCTGAACCCCTATGCGGCGCAGCGTGAGCGCAGGCCGGAGGGGTACACCACCCACCGGATGCGCCCGTCCGGCTGGACCGGCACCGCGCCCCTGCGGGTGTGGCTGAATCCCGCGCACGGCGACGAGCTGCGGGCCCTGGCCGGCGCGTACGAGCTGGTCTGGGCGACGACCTGGAAGGACGAGGCCAACGAATGGATCGGCCCCCACCTGGGGCTGCCGGAGCTACCGTCGATCGACTGGCCGCAGATGCACGGAAAGGCCCCTCGCGGGACCTTCTGGAAGACGCAGTACATCCTGGAGTACGCGGCGGGGCGGCCGTTCGCCTGGGTCGACGACGACATCACGGCGTACGACCACGAATTCGTGGAGCGGAACCACCTCGCCGCCGCCCTGCTGCAGCATGTCGATCCGCAGCTCGGACTGCTCCGGGCGGACTTCGACAGGCTCGCGGACTGGGCGGCGGCGCTGTGA
- a CDS encoding argininosuccinate lyase (Argininosuccinate lyase (argininosuccinase, ASAL); cd01359;~active sites [active];~argininosuccinate lyase [Streptomyces cattleya NRRL 8057 = DSM46488];~argininosuccinate lyase; Provisional;~identified by MetaGeneAnnotator; putative;~tetramer interface [polypeptide binding]), protein MSSNNGDVRLWGGRFADGPAEALAKLSASVHFDWVLAPYDIAGSRAHARVLHKAGLLTEDELTRMLAGLDRLEADVADGSFTGTIADEDVHTALERGLLERLGAELGGKLRAGRSRNDQVATLFRMYLRDHARIIGGLIAELQDALVGLAEAHPDVAMPGRTHLQHAQPVLFAHHVLAHVQSLSRDAERLRQWDTRTAVSPYGSGALAGSSLGLDPEAVAKDLGFERGSAGNSIDGTASRDFVAEFAFITAMIGVNLSRIAEEIIIWNTKEFSFVTLHDAFSTGSSIMPQKKNPDIAELARGKSGRLIGNLSGLMATLKALPLAYNRDLQEDKEPVFDSCDQLEILLPAFTGMMATLTVNRERMEELAPAGFSLATDIAEWLVKQGVPFRVAHEVAGECVKVAEAEGKELADLTDEQFAKISEHLTPEVRTVLNVPGALASRNGRGGTAPSAVAAQLVEVKADLVIQHAWADAKK, encoded by the coding sequence GTGAGCAGCAACAACGGTGACGTACGGCTCTGGGGCGGCCGGTTCGCCGACGGACCCGCCGAGGCCCTGGCGAAGCTGTCCGCGTCCGTCCACTTCGACTGGGTGCTCGCGCCGTACGACATCGCCGGTTCCCGCGCCCACGCGCGCGTGCTGCACAAGGCCGGACTGCTCACCGAGGACGAGCTGACCCGCATGCTGGCCGGTCTCGACCGGCTGGAGGCGGACGTCGCCGACGGCTCCTTCACCGGCACCATCGCCGACGAGGACGTGCACACCGCCCTGGAGCGGGGCCTCCTCGAACGGCTCGGCGCGGAGCTGGGCGGCAAGCTGCGGGCCGGCCGGTCCCGCAACGACCAGGTCGCCACCCTCTTCCGGATGTACCTGCGCGACCACGCCCGCATCATCGGCGGCCTGATCGCCGAGCTCCAGGACGCGCTCGTCGGCCTCGCCGAGGCCCACCCGGACGTGGCCATGCCCGGCCGCACCCACCTCCAGCACGCCCAGCCGGTGCTCTTCGCCCACCACGTGCTCGCGCACGTCCAGTCGCTGTCCCGGGACGCCGAGCGGCTGCGCCAGTGGGACACCCGGACCGCCGTCTCCCCGTACGGCTCCGGCGCGCTGGCCGGCTCCTCGCTCGGCCTCGACCCGGAGGCCGTCGCCAAGGACCTCGGCTTCGAGCGCGGCTCGGCCGGCAACTCGATCGACGGCACGGCCTCGCGCGACTTCGTCGCCGAGTTCGCCTTCATCACGGCGATGATCGGGGTGAACCTCTCCCGGATCGCGGAGGAGATCATCATCTGGAACACGAAGGAGTTCTCCTTCGTGACCCTGCACGACGCCTTCTCCACCGGCTCGTCGATCATGCCGCAGAAGAAGAACCCGGACATCGCCGAGCTGGCCCGGGGCAAGTCCGGCCGCCTCATCGGCAACCTGTCCGGCCTGATGGCGACGCTCAAGGCGCTGCCGCTCGCCTACAACCGGGACCTCCAGGAGGACAAGGAGCCGGTCTTCGACTCCTGCGACCAGCTGGAGATCCTGCTGCCCGCCTTCACCGGCATGATGGCGACCCTCACCGTCAACCGGGAGCGCATGGAGGAGCTGGCCCCCGCCGGCTTCTCACTCGCGACCGACATCGCCGAATGGCTGGTCAAGCAGGGCGTGCCGTTCCGGGTGGCGCACGAGGTCGCCGGCGAGTGCGTCAAGGTGGCCGAGGCCGAGGGCAAGGAGCTGGCGGACCTCACGGACGAGCAGTTCGCGAAGATCTCCGAGCACCTGACGCCCGAGGTCCGCACCGTCCTGAACGTCCCCGGCGCCCTCGCCTCCCGCAACGGGCGGGGCGGCACCGCGCCCTCCGCCGTCGCCGCCCAGCTCGTCGAGGTCAAGGCCGACCTGGTGATCCAGCACGCCTGGGCCGACGCGAAGAAGTAA